Proteins from a genomic interval of Pseudoruegeria sp. SHC-113:
- a CDS encoding aldehyde dehydrogenase family protein: MTTVTCISPIDGSVFAERATASARDASALCDRLTEGQKAWAARPLQERIDLVLKGVTNVGAMNDEIVPELAWQMGRPVRYGGEFGGFNERATYMAEIAAEALAPLEIADDAGFKRLIKRVPHGVVLVVAPWNYPYMTAINTVAPALIAGNAVLLKHASQTLLVGERMARAFHEAGVPEDVFANVFLDHQTTSDLIAQNRFGFVNFTGSVGGGRAIERAAAGTFTGVGLELGGKDPGYVRADANLDAAVDTLLDGAMFNSGQCCCGIERIYVHESLYEDFVAKAVKLVSGYKLGNPLDPETTLGPMAHARFAAEVRAQTEEAVAAGAKALISPLDFPEDDGAAYLMPQILVDVTHEMRVMRDESFGPVVGIMPVKDDAEAIALMNDSQFGLTASIWTADLAAAEAIGDALDTGTVFLNRCDYLDPALCWTGCKDTGRGGGLSVIGYHNLTRPKSYHLKKG; this comes from the coding sequence ATGACAACAGTAACCTGCATCTCCCCCATCGACGGCTCCGTCTTTGCCGAACGTGCCACCGCCTCCGCCCGTGACGCCAGCGCGCTCTGTGATCGGCTCACCGAGGGCCAGAAAGCCTGGGCCGCCCGCCCCCTGCAGGAGCGCATCGACCTCGTGCTGAAAGGCGTCACCAATGTCGGCGCGATGAATGACGAAATCGTGCCCGAGCTTGCCTGGCAAATGGGCCGCCCGGTGCGCTACGGCGGCGAGTTCGGCGGCTTCAACGAACGCGCCACCTATATGGCAGAGATCGCCGCCGAGGCACTCGCCCCCCTTGAAATCGCCGATGACGCAGGCTTCAAACGCCTGATCAAACGCGTGCCCCACGGCGTCGTGCTGGTGGTGGCCCCGTGGAACTACCCCTATATGACGGCAATCAACACCGTCGCCCCGGCGCTGATCGCGGGCAATGCGGTGCTGCTGAAACACGCGAGCCAAACCCTGCTCGTGGGCGAGCGCATGGCGCGCGCCTTCCATGAAGCGGGCGTGCCGGAGGATGTCTTCGCCAATGTCTTCCTCGATCACCAGACAACGAGCGACCTGATCGCACAAAACCGCTTCGGCTTCGTGAATTTCACCGGCTCCGTCGGCGGTGGCCGCGCCATCGAACGCGCGGCAGCTGGCACCTTCACCGGCGTCGGGCTGGAACTGGGCGGCAAGGATCCGGGCTACGTGCGCGCCGACGCCAATCTTGATGCCGCCGTCGACACGCTGCTGGATGGCGCGATGTTCAACTCCGGCCAATGCTGCTGCGGCATCGAGCGCATTTACGTGCACGAAAGCCTCTACGAGGATTTCGTCGCAAAGGCGGTGAAACTCGTCTCCGGCTACAAGCTCGGCAACCCGCTCGATCCCGAAACCACGCTCGGCCCGATGGCCCACGCCCGTTTCGCCGCCGAAGTGCGCGCCCAGACGGAAGAGGCCGTGGCCGCAGGCGCCAAAGCGCTGATCTCGCCGCTGGACTTCCCCGAAGATGACGGCGCCGCCTACCTGATGCCCCAGATCCTCGTTGATGTGACCCACGAGATGCGGGTGATGCGCGATGAAAGCTTCGGCCCCGTCGTCGGCATCATGCCGGTGAAGGACGACGCCGAAGCCATCGCCCTGATGAACGACAGCCAGTTCGGCCTCACCGCCAGCATTTGGACAGCCGATCTTGCAGCCGCCGAAGCCATCGGCGATGCGCTGGACACCGGCACCGTGTTCCTGAACCGCTGCGATTACCTCGATCCGGCGCTCTGCTGGACGGGCTGCAAGGACACCGGGCGCGGCGGCGGTCTCTCCGTCATCGGCTACCACAACCTGACACGTCCCAAATCCTACCACCTCAAAAAGGGCTGA
- a CDS encoding iron-containing alcohol dehydrogenase produces the protein MSLTANWSYPTTIRFGAGRIKEIAQACAAAGITRPLLVTDRGLAPMEITTRTLDLLEAAGLGRALFADVDPNPNELNLAAGVAAYKAGGHDGVIAFGGGSGLDLGKMVAFMAGQTRPVWDFEDIGDWWTRADAAAIAPIVAVPTTAGTGSEVGRASVITNSVTHVKKIIFHPKVLPSVVICDPELTVGMPKFITAGTGLDAFAHCVEAYSSPFYHPMSQGIALEGMRLVKDYLPRAYADGSDLEARAQMMSAAMMGATAFQKGLGAIHALSHPIGAIFNTHHGTTNAVCMPAVLDLNAPEIAKRFDAAAAYLGIQGGFEGFRAYVQDLNDSLGIPRHLSDLGVTEDKIDTMVPMALEDPSSGGNPVKMTAENTRALFHAAL, from the coding sequence ATGAGCCTCACCGCCAACTGGTCCTACCCGACCACCATTCGCTTCGGCGCGGGCCGCATCAAAGAAATCGCGCAGGCCTGCGCGGCCGCGGGCATCACACGCCCCCTGCTCGTCACCGACCGCGGCCTCGCGCCGATGGAGATCACCACCCGCACGCTGGATCTGCTGGAGGCCGCCGGTCTGGGCCGCGCGCTCTTTGCGGACGTGGACCCGAACCCCAACGAGCTGAACCTCGCCGCCGGCGTCGCCGCCTATAAGGCGGGCGGCCATGATGGCGTCATCGCCTTTGGCGGCGGCTCGGGGCTCGATTTGGGCAAGATGGTCGCCTTCATGGCCGGCCAGACGCGGCCCGTCTGGGATTTCGAGGACATCGGCGATTGGTGGACCCGCGCCGATGCCGCCGCCATCGCCCCGATCGTTGCCGTGCCCACCACGGCCGGCACCGGAAGCGAAGTGGGCCGCGCTTCGGTGATCACCAACTCGGTCACCCATGTGAAGAAGATCATCTTCCACCCGAAGGTGCTGCCCAGCGTGGTGATCTGCGATCCCGAGCTGACCGTCGGCATGCCGAAATTCATCACCGCCGGCACCGGGCTTGATGCCTTCGCCCATTGCGTGGAAGCCTATTCCTCGCCCTTCTACCACCCGATGAGCCAGGGCATTGCGCTCGAAGGCATGCGGCTGGTGAAGGATTACCTGCCTCGCGCCTATGCCGATGGCAGCGATCTTGAGGCCCGCGCCCAGATGATGAGCGCGGCGATGATGGGGGCGACGGCCTTCCAGAAGGGCCTCGGCGCGATCCACGCGCTCTCCCACCCGATCGGCGCGATCTTCAACACCCACCACGGCACCACCAACGCCGTCTGCATGCCCGCCGTGCTGGACCTGAACGCGCCCGAGATCGCCAAACGCTTTGATGCCGCCGCCGCCTACCTTGGCATCCAAGGCGGTTTTGAGGGCTTCCGCGCCTATGTGCAGGATCTCAACGACAGCCTCGGCATCCCCCGCCACCTCTCAGATCTGGGTGTCACAGAGGACAAGATCGACACCATGGTCCCCATGGCGCTGGAAGATCCCAGCTCGGGCGGCAACCCGGTGAAGATGACGGCAGAAAACACCCGCGCGCTGTTCCACGCCGCGCTCTGA
- a CDS encoding glutamine synthetase family protein: protein MPGPLSFDALKAAVADGSIDTVLVCLVDMQGRLMGKRFHAAHFVTSAWEETHCCNYLLATDLEMATPDGYRATSWQAGYGDYVMKPDLTTLRPVPWLEGTAMVLCDVLDHHTHEEVPHSPRAILKKQIKRAQAMGFSPMMATELEFFLFEKPLDQLRKEGYRDLTPISGYNEDYHILQTTKEEAVMRPLRNHLYAAGIPIENSKGEAEAGQEELNIRYAEAMDCADFHTIAKHATKEIAWQQGHAATFLPKWHHDRVGSSSHVHQSLWADGKNVFHDPEDALGMSEIMQHYMAGLIKYAPDYTVFLAPYINSYKRFMKGTFAPTKTAWSVDNRTAGFRLCGEGTKAVRVECRIGGSDLNPYLALAAQLAAGLKGIEDKLALQAPVSGDLYEQDAGGEIPATLRAATETLRNSAFLKEAFGEGVVAHYTRCAEWEQEEFDRIVTDYEIARGFEKA from the coding sequence ATGCCCGGCCCCCTCTCATTTGACGCCCTCAAAGCCGCCGTCGCCGACGGCAGCATCGACACCGTTCTCGTCTGCCTTGTGGACATGCAGGGCCGGCTCATGGGCAAACGCTTCCATGCCGCGCATTTCGTGACCAGCGCCTGGGAAGAGACCCATTGCTGCAACTACCTGCTGGCCACCGACCTCGAAATGGCCACGCCCGACGGCTACCGCGCCACCAGCTGGCAGGCGGGCTACGGCGATTACGTGATGAAGCCCGATCTCACCACCCTCCGCCCGGTGCCCTGGCTTGAGGGCACCGCCATGGTGCTCTGCGACGTGCTGGATCACCACACCCACGAAGAGGTGCCCCATTCGCCGCGCGCGATCCTGAAGAAACAGATCAAACGCGCACAGGCCATGGGCTTTTCGCCCATGATGGCCACCGAGCTTGAATTCTTCCTCTTTGAAAAGCCGCTCGATCAGCTGCGCAAGGAAGGCTACCGCGATCTGACCCCGATCTCGGGCTACAACGAGGATTACCACATCCTGCAAACCACCAAGGAAGAGGCCGTGATGCGCCCGCTGCGCAACCACCTCTATGCGGCCGGCATCCCGATCGAGAACTCCAAGGGCGAGGCCGAGGCCGGGCAGGAAGAGCTCAACATCCGCTACGCCGAGGCCATGGACTGCGCCGATTTCCACACCATCGCCAAACATGCCACCAAGGAAATCGCCTGGCAGCAGGGCCACGCGGCGACCTTTCTGCCCAAGTGGCATCATGATCGCGTCGGCTCCTCCTCCCACGTACACCAGTCGCTCTGGGCCGATGGCAAGAACGTCTTCCATGATCCCGAAGATGCGCTCGGCATGAGCGAGATCATGCAGCACTACATGGCCGGGCTGATCAAATACGCCCCCGATTACACCGTCTTCCTCGCCCCCTATATCAACAGCTACAAACGCTTCATGAAGGGCACCTTTGCCCCCACCAAAACCGCCTGGAGCGTGGACAACCGCACCGCGGGCTTCCGGCTCTGCGGCGAAGGCACCAAGGCCGTGCGCGTGGAATGCCGCATCGGCGGCAGCGATCTGAACCCCTATCTCGCGCTTGCCGCCCAACTCGCCGCCGGCCTCAAAGGCATCGAAGACAAGCTCGCCCTCCAAGCCCCCGTCTCCGGCGACCTTTACGAGCAGGACGCAGGTGGCGAGATCCCCGCGACCTTACGTGCCGCCACCGAAACACTGCGCAACTCCGCCTTCCTGAAAGAGGCCTTCGGCGAAGGTGTCGTCGCCCATTACACCCGCTGCGCCGAATGGGAGCAGGAAGAATTTGACCGCATCGTCACCGATTACGAGATCGCCCGCGGCTTTGAGAAAGCCTGA
- a CDS encoding ATP-dependent helicase, translating to MSSFDENDAFEGAARPSLAVRAMAARPTPYLDDLNPAQREAVEALDGPVLMLAGAGTGKTKALTTRIAHLLNTGRARPNEILAVTFTNKAAREMKDRVARTLGQTVEGMPWMGTFHAICVKLLRRHAELVDLKSSFTILDTDDQLRLLKQLISAADIDDKRWPARMLAGLIDGWKNRAWTPAQVPSGEASAYNNRGSELYEAYQRRLVELNACDFGDLLLHMVTIFQKHPDVLAQYQRWFRYILVDEYQDTNVAQYLWLRLLAAEHKNICCVGDDDQSIYGWRGAEVGNILRFEKDFPGAKVVRLEQNYRSTPHILAAASGVIAGNESRLGKELWTEAQEGEKVRLIGHWDGEEEARWIGEELESLQRGTRGLPPRSLEDMAILVRASHQMRAFEDRFLTIGLPYRVIGGPRFYERMEIRDAMAYFRIAVSPEDDLAFERIVNTPKRGLGDKAQQKIQMAARSNGVPLLEGARILLEEKGLGGKGAAELRKLVDACARWHAAVLNEQVEFLDEDAVLDDGLLPLKRKQPQLSHIELAEVILDESGYTAHWQNDKTPEAPGRLENLKELVKALENFDNLQGFLEHVALIMDNEQEETEEKVTIMTLHGAKGLEFPAVFLPGWEDGLFPSQRSMDESGLKGLEEERRLAYVGITRAEELCTISFAANRRLYGQWQSSMPSRFIDELPEDHVDVLTPPGLYGGGYGAAGLSTGNMGAGLSGSMEHRATKADVYNSPGWKRMQARKSERPLSQPRESRASAIDLEAVSSFTAGNRVFHQKFGYGIVMGIEGDKLDIEFEKAGAKKVVARFVVAADEAGDDVPF from the coding sequence ATGAGCAGCTTTGATGAAAACGACGCCTTCGAAGGCGCCGCCCGGCCCTCGCTGGCCGTCCGCGCCATGGCCGCGCGCCCGACGCCTTACCTGGACGATCTCAACCCCGCGCAGCGCGAGGCGGTGGAGGCGCTGGACGGCCCCGTGCTGATGCTGGCCGGTGCTGGCACGGGCAAGACGAAAGCGCTCACCACCCGCATCGCGCATCTGCTCAACACCGGCCGCGCGCGCCCCAACGAGATCCTCGCGGTGACCTTCACCAACAAGGCCGCGCGCGAGATGAAGGACCGCGTGGCGCGCACGCTGGGTCAGACGGTGGAAGGCATGCCGTGGATGGGCACCTTCCACGCGATCTGCGTGAAGCTCCTGCGCCGCCACGCTGAACTGGTGGATCTGAAAAGCAGCTTCACCATTCTGGACACCGACGATCAGCTGCGCCTGCTCAAGCAGCTCATCTCGGCCGCCGATATCGACGACAAACGCTGGCCCGCCCGTATGCTCGCCGGGCTGATTGACGGCTGGAAGAACCGGGCCTGGACACCTGCGCAGGTGCCCTCCGGCGAGGCCTCAGCCTATAACAACAGGGGCAGCGAGCTTTACGAGGCCTACCAGCGCCGCCTGGTCGAGCTGAACGCCTGTGATTTCGGCGATCTTCTGCTGCATATGGTGACGATCTTCCAGAAGCACCCCGATGTGCTGGCGCAATACCAGCGCTGGTTCCGCTACATCCTCGTGGACGAGTATCAGGATACCAACGTCGCCCAATACCTCTGGCTGCGCCTGCTGGCCGCCGAGCACAAGAACATCTGCTGCGTGGGCGATGACGATCAGTCGATCTACGGCTGGCGCGGCGCGGAAGTGGGCAACATCCTGCGCTTTGAAAAGGATTTCCCCGGCGCGAAAGTCGTTCGGCTGGAGCAGAACTACCGCTCCACGCCCCATATTCTCGCCGCCGCTTCGGGCGTGATCGCCGGCAACGAAAGCCGGCTGGGCAAGGAGTTGTGGACGGAGGCGCAGGAGGGCGAGAAGGTCCGGCTCATCGGCCATTGGGACGGCGAGGAAGAAGCGCGCTGGATCGGTGAGGAGCTTGAGAGCCTGCAGCGCGGCACCCGTGGGCTGCCGCCGCGCTCGCTGGAGGATATGGCCATCCTCGTGCGCGCCTCCCACCAGATGCGCGCCTTTGAGGATCGCTTCCTGACGATCGGCTTGCCCTATCGTGTGATCGGCGGCCCGCGCTTCTACGAGCGGATGGAGATCCGCGATGCCATGGCCTATTTCCGCATCGCTGTCTCTCCGGAGGATGATCTGGCCTTCGAGCGCATCGTCAACACGCCCAAGCGCGGGTTGGGGGACAAGGCGCAGCAGAAGATCCAGATGGCCGCGCGCAGCAATGGCGTGCCGCTTCTGGAAGGCGCGCGCATCCTCTTGGAAGAGAAGGGCCTTGGCGGCAAAGGCGCGGCGGAGCTGCGCAAGCTCGTCGATGCTTGTGCGCGCTGGCACGCGGCCGTGCTGAACGAGCAGGTGGAATTTCTGGACGAAGATGCCGTGCTGGATGACGGGCTTCTCCCGCTCAAGCGCAAGCAGCCGCAGCTTTCCCATATCGAGCTGGCCGAGGTGATCCTCGATGAAAGCGGCTACACTGCCCATTGGCAAAATGATAAAACGCCGGAAGCGCCGGGGCGGCTCGAGAACCTGAAGGAACTCGTCAAGGCGCTGGAGAATTTCGACAATCTGCAAGGCTTTCTCGAACACGTCGCCCTGATCATGGACAACGAACAGGAGGAGACGGAAGAGAAGGTCACCATCATGACGCTGCACGGCGCCAAGGGGCTGGAGTTTCCCGCCGTCTTCCTGCCGGGCTGGGAGGACGGGCTGTTTCCCTCGCAGCGCTCGATGGATGAAAGCGGGCTGAAGGGGCTGGAGGAAGAGCGGCGGCTGGCCTACGTCGGCATCACCCGCGCCGAGGAACTTTGCACCATCTCCTTTGCCGCGAACCGGCGGCTCTATGGCCAGTGGCAATCCTCCATGCCCAGCCGTTTCATTGATGAGTTGCCCGAAGATCACGTGGACGTCCTGACCCCGCCGGGCCTTTACGGCGGCGGCTACGGCGCGGCCGGGTTGAGCACGGGCAACATGGGGGCAGGGCTTTCCGGCAGCATGGAACATCGTGCCACGAAGGCCGATGTCTACAACTCGCCGGGCTGGAAACGGATGCAGGCCCGCAAAAGTGAGCGCCCCCTGAGCCAGCCACGCGAAAGCCGCGCCTCGGCGATCGATCTGGAAGCGGTCTCGAGCTTCACCGCGGGCAATCGCGTGTTTCATCAGAAATTCGGCTACGGCATCGTGATGGGAATCGAGGGCGACAAACTCGATATCGAGTTCGAGAAGGCAGGGGCGAAGAAAGTCGTCGCGCGCTTCGTCGTGGCCGCCGATGAAGCTGGAGACGACGTGCCGTTTTAA
- a CDS encoding YybH family protein: protein MATASDIDALFKLYLDAYAQKDTAAVAELFEEDGALFSPFGPPAFGRAAIAATHADWFNEDETEKAMKVVEAREDTTGGHALVGFASSFKSENEPPQRHYGMSLNTLTRAANGTWRIRHCCLSMFDTPPDGFPT from the coding sequence ATGGCCACCGCGTCCGACATAGATGCCTTGTTCAAGCTGTATCTCGATGCTTACGCGCAAAAGGATACAGCGGCAGTGGCAGAGCTTTTTGAAGAGGATGGGGCTCTGTTTTCCCCCTTTGGCCCACCGGCCTTTGGGCGTGCGGCCATAGCCGCAACTCATGCGGACTGGTTCAACGAAGACGAAACAGAGAAAGCAATGAAAGTCGTAGAGGCGCGGGAAGATACAACCGGCGGCCACGCACTCGTCGGCTTTGCGTCCTCCTTTAAGAGCGAGAACGAACCGCCGCAACGCCACTACGGCATGAGCCTCAACACGCTTACAAGAGCCGCAAATGGCACGTGGCGCATCCGCCATTGCTGCCTCAGCATGTTCGACACACCACCAGACGGATTCCCGACATGA